The Parambassis ranga chromosome 13, fParRan2.1, whole genome shotgun sequence genome contains the following window.
aaactacAGCAGCCtttcataatattaataatcaCCAAACTTATTTTATGGTATATTGTATTCCACCATCATAAAtatcaaaatatatatttaaaaaacagtttattttccacTCTGACAATGTGTTGTATAACATATTAAAATTTCGACAATAAGACTGGTGAGAAACactatgtcttttttttttttttttttttaaacagaggtCATTTCAGGTCCATGTGAGGTGAAAGTCAATGATCAATTTCAGCATTCCTGATGAGACAGGCTGTGGATTTACACCCTCCATCTTTCTTCTAGCTGCCTACTGACTGTGGTGCCTTTACAGTGAGCTTCAAGCCATTGCAGAGGAGATGTTGCTACACCGAACACCCACGgagaacacagacagcacaggtCTGTTGATGTTGTACACAGTACAATAGAGAACAGCCCTGCAGTGAAAAGCCCTCTGTGCAGTTAAGGCCAACAAAGGAATCTGCAGTAGTTTTCCTGGTCATTAcctgagctgtgtgtatgtTCACATCTGTGCATCTCAGTCGGCAGAACTATCGTCTGAGCTCTCCTCACATGCTGCTTTCcagttttttcttctcttctttttcgAGTCGGGCCCTGAGTCCGAGTCTTTATGGGAGTCCTGCTTTCGCTTTTTGTGTGTCCGTCTCTCATTACTGTCCCCCGAGCTGCTGTCCTCATCTCTCCCTCTGGTTTTCgcacttttcttgtttttgtgtcgACTTTTAGTGCTTTTTCTCCTCTGCTTGTCGCTGctgtcatcactgctgctgtcactgcttgAGCACACCACTCTCTTGTGCTTTCCCTCatcacttttcttcttctttttcttcttcttctttcgaGAGGATTTCTTGGATCGTTTCGATAAGCATGCTTCTGTGTCAGATTTGGATTTTTTCATCTTGTGGCGCCCAGTCTTCTTCATTGTGTTCGTTTTTTCCCTACAGATAAACAAAGAACAGGAGAAATAAAGGTGAAAAACAGCACTGCTGTGATGCCGTAGAGGAGCAGTCCATCAAttttacacataaaaatcaGTCTAGTGAAAATCAGTTGCCTCTTCTGGGGTTCTGGAGGAGCTCTCTGTAAAATCTGAAATGATGCTGAGGTTTATATCATCATTGATATGACTTGAAAGTGATCAAGTGATCaaggtttgtttgttgtttgaggATTAAAATACTGTGTATTCACAATATAACTCCTTAGGGTTTAATTACAGTAAACAACTCTTGGCATCAAAGTTAGTTGTCTTTGTGCCAGGTTGGATATTGATGAAACTGGAAACAAAAAAGTTTCAGAGTTGGTGGTTGAGTGGAAACATTTACTACATATACAAATAATAACACAGTGCCTT
Protein-coding sequences here:
- the nkapd1 gene encoding uncharacterized protein NKAPD1, which produces MAKQPLGKTLLRNVIRHTNVHNKIQEEIEMWKLRDLEIQTSQSDSEFVRGRMHCNRVSNSPRDWSRSRDQVSEHDDREARYWTRKLYDFEAKDPDRWGHSGFKELYPEEFESEGEKTNTMKKTGRHKMKKSKSDTEACLSKRSKKSSRKKKKKKKKKSDEGKHKRVVCSSSDSSSDDSSDKQRRKSTKSRHKNKKSAKTRGRDEDSSSGDSNERRTHKKRKQDSHKDSDSGPDSKKKRRKNWKAACEESSDDSSAD